Proteins from a genomic interval of Niabella soli DSM 19437:
- a CDS encoding UDP-N-acetylmuramoyl-L-alanyl-D-glutamate--2,6-diaminopimelate ligase: protein MQLSELLYKTKLQSVSGNTALDITAVCIDSRKITPGCVFIAVRGGVDGHQFIDNAVQNGAIAVVCETLPENRKEGVVYVQVESSAAAAGIIAHNFYGRPSEKLKLTGVTGTNGKTTIATLLYKLFSKLGYACGLISTVQNLVGNELLEATHTTPDPVSLNRLLAYMVEQGCAYAFMEVSSHAIHQHRVAGLEFAGAVFSNITHDHLDYHKTFDEYIRVKKAFFDALPKQAFALTNIDDKRGLVMTQNASATVKTYSLKAVSDFKGKIIDNNIMGLHMMVNDQEVHFRLIGEFNAYNLLAVYGAAVCLGEDKLQVLQTLSMLSGAAGRFDYIISAKDKVIGIVDYAHTPDALLNVLATIKKLRKGFEQVITVVGCGGNRDKTKRPIMAEVACEYSDRIILTSDNPRNEDPQDIIRDMEAGVNAGCRRKCLSIVDRKEAIKTAISLANAEDIVLVAGKGHETYQEINGVRNHFDDKETVKEIFELLEK from the coding sequence GTGCAGTTAAGCGAACTACTATATAAAACCAAATTACAATCGGTAAGCGGGAATACTGCGCTGGATATTACTGCGGTTTGTATCGACTCCCGGAAGATAACGCCCGGATGTGTTTTTATAGCCGTGCGGGGTGGGGTAGACGGGCACCAGTTCATTGACAATGCGGTTCAAAATGGCGCTATAGCGGTTGTTTGCGAAACGCTGCCGGAAAACAGGAAAGAAGGCGTTGTATATGTTCAGGTAGAAAGCAGCGCAGCAGCAGCGGGCATCATTGCCCATAATTTTTATGGACGCCCGTCGGAAAAGCTGAAACTGACCGGTGTTACCGGCACCAATGGCAAAACAACCATTGCAACGCTGCTGTATAAATTGTTCAGCAAGCTGGGCTATGCCTGCGGCCTGATCAGCACGGTTCAGAACCTGGTTGGCAACGAGCTGCTGGAAGCTACGCACACCACACCAGACCCCGTTAGTTTAAACCGGCTGCTGGCCTACATGGTGGAGCAGGGTTGTGCGTATGCTTTTATGGAAGTAAGCTCCCATGCTATTCATCAGCACCGGGTGGCAGGGTTGGAGTTTGCCGGGGCGGTCTTCAGCAATATCACACACGATCACCTGGATTATCATAAGACCTTTGATGAATACATCCGGGTAAAAAAAGCCTTTTTTGATGCCTTGCCGAAACAGGCATTTGCATTAACGAATATTGACGACAAGCGTGGCCTGGTGATGACCCAAAATGCCAGTGCAACCGTTAAGACCTATAGTTTAAAGGCGGTCAGCGATTTTAAAGGGAAGATCATTGACAATAATATTATGGGCCTGCACATGATGGTGAACGACCAGGAAGTGCATTTCCGTTTGATCGGGGAGTTTAATGCCTATAATCTGCTGGCGGTATATGGCGCGGCTGTTTGCCTGGGCGAAGACAAGCTGCAGGTGTTGCAAACCCTCAGTATGCTGAGTGGCGCGGCCGGCCGGTTCGATTATATCATTTCAGCAAAAGACAAAGTGATCGGCATTGTTGACTATGCGCATACCCCGGACGCCCTGCTGAATGTGCTGGCTACTATAAAAAAACTGAGAAAAGGATTTGAGCAGGTGATAACTGTGGTAGGCTGTGGCGGCAACCGGGATAAAACGAAGCGGCCCATTATGGCTGAGGTGGCCTGTGAATACAGCGACCGGATCATTCTTACCAGCGATAACCCGCGGAACGAAGACCCGCAGGATATTATAAGAGATATGGAGGCGGGTGTGAACGCGGGGTGCAGACGAAAATGTCTTTCGATTGTAGACCGGAAGGAAGCGATTAAAACAGCCATAAGCCTGGCAAATGCCGAAGATATTGTATTGGTTGCCGGTAAGGGGCATGAAACCTACCAGGAGATCAACGGCGTGCGGAATCATTTTGACGATAAAGAAACGGTTAAAGAAATATTTGAATTATTGGAGAAGTAG
- the mraY gene encoding phospho-N-acetylmuramoyl-pentapeptide-transferase: MLYHLFEWFKLHGINFPGRNLMDFITFRVMMAVLLALTITLIFGKRLIEILRRKLAGESVRDLGLAGEQAKKGTPTMGGLIIILGILVPTLLFARLDTVYILLMLFATIWLGAVGFTDDYLKLRAKRIAAEKGEVYKKSDKDGLAGKFKIFGQVVLGITVGSVLYFNSNVKIWREYIGTPGSNETEVITKTVNNKTKHFVPSKDPITTIPFVKNHEFNYSRLLPEAVRPYSWVLYIAIVVFIIVAVSNGANITDGLDGLATGTSALIGVMLGIFAYASGNFNFADYLNIMYIPNLGELSIFLAAMIGACVGFLWYNSYPAQVFMGDTGSLTLGGIIASIAIIVHKELLIPIFCGVFLVENVSVMLQVAYFKYTKRKYGEGRRIFLMSPLHHHYQKLGYHESKIVTRFWIVQIMLVVVCIVTLKLR; the protein is encoded by the coding sequence ATGTTGTATCATCTGTTTGAATGGTTTAAGTTACACGGGATCAATTTTCCGGGGAGGAATCTGATGGACTTTATCACCTTCCGGGTAATGATGGCGGTATTGTTGGCATTGACCATTACACTCATATTTGGTAAAAGGCTGATTGAGATATTGCGCAGGAAGCTCGCCGGTGAAAGCGTGCGCGACCTGGGGTTGGCAGGTGAACAGGCAAAAAAAGGAACGCCTACAATGGGCGGACTGATTATCATTTTGGGCATACTGGTGCCCACGCTGCTTTTTGCAAGATTGGATACGGTATATATCCTGTTGATGTTATTTGCAACGATCTGGTTAGGGGCGGTTGGATTTACAGATGATTACCTGAAGCTGCGTGCAAAAAGAATTGCCGCTGAAAAGGGCGAAGTGTATAAAAAAAGCGATAAAGACGGGCTGGCGGGTAAGTTTAAAATTTTCGGACAGGTAGTACTGGGCATCACCGTTGGGTCTGTTTTGTATTTTAACAGCAATGTGAAAATATGGAGGGAATATATCGGTACGCCGGGTTCTAATGAAACAGAAGTGATCACCAAAACGGTAAACAATAAAACAAAACATTTTGTACCCAGTAAAGATCCCATAACAACGATCCCTTTTGTAAAGAACCATGAGTTTAATTATTCCAGGTTATTGCCCGAGGCCGTACGGCCCTATTCATGGGTATTGTATATAGCTATTGTGGTATTTATAATTGTTGCGGTTTCAAACGGGGCGAACATAACAGACGGGCTGGACGGGCTGGCTACCGGAACGTCGGCCTTGATCGGGGTGATGTTGGGCATTTTCGCCTATGCCAGCGGCAACTTCAATTTTGCAGACTACTTAAATATAATGTATATCCCCAACCTGGGTGAGTTGTCCATTTTTCTGGCAGCGATGATCGGGGCCTGCGTCGGCTTTCTTTGGTACAACTCGTATCCCGCGCAGGTATTTATGGGTGATACGGGAAGTTTAACATTGGGGGGGATTATCGCATCGATCGCAATTATTGTGCACAAAGAGTTGCTGATCCCCATTTTTTGCGGGGTTTTTCTGGTGGAGAATGTCAGCGTGATGTTGCAGGTAGCCTATTTCAAATATACAAAACGAAAATATGGTGAAGGGCGCAGGATCTTTTTGATGAGCCCGCTGCACCATCATTACCAGAAATTGGGATACCATGAATCAAAGATTGTAACCCGGTTCTGGATCGTGCAGATCATGTTGGTAGTAGTGTGTATTGTAACCTTAAAGCTGCGGTAG